A region from the uncultured Draconibacterium sp. genome encodes:
- a CDS encoding response regulator transcription factor — protein sequence MKTTQSNVLLIGESEASSKMFIDVLAKEGYRVSFVSNIEIAIQKSLRNLPDLIICFYDLNDLNGFQVYNILDNELLKNEIPFIMVFNQFRKNEFFVAVELGIDSFIYPPFDQERIVNIVQKQLVKNSERKASGVIKFDSICRMIPYGIFVADDRQIIQTNETFDDLAKSAPRKNGSYLLNEVFDFNSFTDDELKLSRFMNGLTKDCRLNRIKIRGRSDQYFNLYFSLVKKRGSSSKIIGVLFPVTVDAPKPELNLITPLENVKYLDPNVITNRERQVLQLSATGVPIKQIAERLGISERTVEKHRSNIIQKTDCGNIMEAVFMFGKNHMLNV from the coding sequence ATGAAAACTACCCAAAGTAATGTGCTACTGATTGGAGAATCAGAAGCATCAAGTAAAATGTTTATTGACGTGTTGGCAAAAGAAGGATACCGTGTATCTTTTGTAAGCAATATTGAAATAGCCATCCAAAAGTCATTAAGAAATCTTCCCGATTTAATTATCTGTTTCTATGATTTGAACGATTTAAATGGATTTCAGGTGTACAATATTCTCGATAACGAGTTATTGAAAAATGAAATACCATTTATTATGGTTTTTAATCAGTTTCGCAAAAATGAATTCTTTGTGGCGGTAGAACTGGGAATTGACAGTTTTATCTACCCGCCTTTTGACCAGGAGCGAATTGTAAATATTGTTCAAAAGCAACTGGTGAAAAACAGCGAGAGAAAAGCTTCAGGTGTAATTAAATTCGATTCAATCTGCAGAATGATTCCCTACGGAATTTTTGTGGCCGATGATCGTCAGATTATTCAAACCAACGAAACGTTTGATGATTTGGCCAAATCTGCTCCACGAAAAAATGGCAGTTACCTGTTAAATGAGGTCTTTGATTTTAATTCTTTTACTGATGATGAATTAAAACTGTCACGATTTATGAATGGGCTAACAAAAGATTGTAGATTAAATCGCATTAAAATCCGTGGACGTTCAGATCAGTATTTTAATCTTTATTTTTCGTTAGTAAAAAAGCGAGGATCTTCGTCAAAAATAATAGGTGTTCTTTTTCCGGTTACAGTTGATGCACCTAAACCTGAGTTAAATCTGATAACTCCTCTGGAAAACGTTAAATATCTTGATCCTAATGTAATCACCAACCGCGAGCGACAAGTACTTCAGTTATCTGCTACCGGAGTGCCCATAAAGCAGATTGCAGAACGTCTTGGTATTTCTGAACGAACAGTTGAAAAACACCGCTCCAATATCATTCAGAAAACCGATTGCGGAAACATTATGGAAGCCGTATTTATGTTTGGAAAAAACCATATGTTGAACGTTTAG
- a CDS encoding ferritin: MLKEKMLNALNEQINAEQYSALLYLSMSAYFNDKGLPGFANWMYIQYQEELTHANKFFNYVVERGGKVELKAIEQMPTTWEGVIDAFEKTLEHEQHVTALINGLVDVAMDERDHATQSFLRWFVDEQVEEEANVTEILDTLKLINGQGNGIFMLDREMRNRTFVDETAAE, from the coding sequence ATGTTGAAAGAAAAAATGCTTAATGCCTTAAACGAACAAATAAACGCTGAACAATATTCAGCATTGTTGTACCTCTCAATGTCGGCTTATTTTAACGATAAAGGCTTGCCGGGTTTTGCCAACTGGATGTATATTCAATACCAGGAAGAATTGACACATGCCAATAAGTTTTTTAACTATGTTGTTGAAAGAGGCGGGAAAGTGGAACTTAAAGCTATTGAACAAATGCCAACCACATGGGAAGGTGTAATTGATGCTTTTGAGAAGACACTTGAACACGAGCAGCACGTTACTGCCCTGATAAATGGATTGGTTGACGTTGCTATGGACGAAAGAGACCATGCCACCCAAAGCTTTTTGCGTTGGTTTGTTGATGAGCAGGTAGAAGAAGAAGCAAACGTTACCGAAATTCTGGATACATTGAAGCTTATCAACGGACAAGGAAATGGTATTTTTATGCTGGATCGCGAAATGCGTAATCGCACCTTTGTTGATGAGACGGCGGCTGAGTAA